Proteins encoded by one window of Xanthomonas sp. DAR 80977:
- a CDS encoding malate dehydrogenase, producing MKTPVRVAVTGAAGQIGYALLFRIASGEMLGKDQPVILQLLELPMEKAQAALKGVMMELEDCAFPLLAGMVGTDDAEVAFKDADVALLVGARPRGPGMERKDLLLENAKIFTAQGAALNKVASRNVKVLVVGNPANTNAYIAMKSAPDLNPKNFTAMLRLDHNRALSQLAGKLGKPVGGIEKLVVWGNHSPTMYPDYRFATVDGASIADAINDQDWNAGTFIPTVGKRGAAIIEARGSSSAASAANAAIDHVRDWVLGSNGKWVTMGVPSDGSYGIPEGVMFGFAVTTENGEYTLVKDLPIDDFSQKYIDKTLAELEEERSGVAHLLG from the coding sequence ATGAAGACACCCGTACGTGTTGCTGTGACCGGCGCTGCCGGCCAGATCGGCTATGCCCTGCTGTTCCGTATCGCCTCCGGCGAGATGCTGGGCAAGGACCAGCCGGTGATCCTGCAGCTGCTCGAGCTGCCGATGGAGAAGGCCCAGGCCGCGCTGAAGGGCGTGATGATGGAGCTGGAAGACTGCGCGTTCCCGCTGCTGGCCGGCATGGTCGGCACCGACGACGCCGAAGTGGCGTTCAAGGACGCCGACGTCGCCCTGCTGGTCGGCGCGCGTCCGCGCGGCCCGGGCATGGAGCGCAAGGACCTGCTGCTGGAGAACGCCAAGATCTTCACCGCGCAGGGCGCGGCGCTGAACAAGGTCGCCAGCCGCAACGTCAAGGTGCTGGTGGTCGGCAACCCGGCCAACACCAACGCCTACATCGCGATGAAGTCGGCGCCTGACCTGAACCCGAAGAACTTCACCGCCATGCTGCGCCTGGACCACAACCGCGCGCTGAGCCAGCTGGCCGGCAAGCTGGGCAAGCCGGTCGGCGGCATCGAGAAGCTGGTGGTGTGGGGCAACCACAGCCCGACCATGTATCCGGACTACCGCTTCGCCACCGTCGATGGCGCGTCCATCGCCGATGCGATCAACGACCAGGACTGGAACGCCGGCACCTTCATCCCGACCGTGGGCAAGCGCGGCGCGGCGATCATCGAAGCGCGCGGTTCGTCCTCGGCCGCCTCGGCCGCCAACGCCGCCATCGACCACGTGCGCGACTGGGTGCTGGGCAGCAACGGCAAGTGGGTGACCATGGGCGTGCCGTCCGACGGTTCCTACGGCATCCCGGAAGGGGTGATGTTCGGCTTCGCGGTGACCACCGAGAACGGCGAGTACACCCTGGTCAAGGACCTGCCGATCGACGACTTCAGCCAGAAGTACATCGACAAGACCTTGGCCGAGCTGGAAGAAGAGCGCAGCGGCGTGGCGCACCTGCTGGGCTGA
- a CDS encoding peptidylprolyl isomerase, translating into MSLIAHFDTARGPIKIELYPDKAPLTVANFVNLAKRGFYDGLNFHRVIADFMIQGGCPEGSGRGGPGYRFEDETNNGVRHERGVLSMANAGPSTNGSQFFITHTATPWLDGKHTVFGKVIEGLDVVDSVAQGDAINKITIEGDADAVLAAKADRVAEWNRLLSA; encoded by the coding sequence ATGTCCCTGATCGCCCATTTCGACACCGCCCGCGGCCCGATCAAGATCGAGCTGTACCCCGACAAGGCGCCGCTGACCGTGGCCAACTTCGTGAACCTGGCCAAGCGCGGCTTCTACGACGGGCTGAACTTCCACCGCGTGATCGCCGACTTCATGATCCAGGGCGGCTGCCCGGAAGGTTCCGGCCGCGGCGGCCCGGGCTACCGCTTCGAGGACGAGACCAACAACGGCGTGCGCCACGAGCGCGGCGTGCTGTCGATGGCCAACGCCGGCCCCAGCACCAACGGCAGCCAGTTCTTCATCACCCACACCGCCACCCCGTGGCTGGACGGCAAGCACACCGTGTTCGGCAAGGTGATCGAAGGCCTGGACGTGGTCGACAGCGTCGCCCAGGGCGATGCGATCAACAAGATCACCATCGAAGGCGACGCCGATGCGGTGCTGGCGGCCAAGGCCGACCGCGTCGCCGAGTGGAACCGCCTGCTCAGCGCCTGA
- a CDS encoding DUF2127 domain-containing protein, translated as MASKKAYNPDPHAHPGLHLIALLEAGKGLLAVLAATGLELMGPLPLRAAVGRLIVRFSLDPEHGALPSLLTMINPGAVHLAAAGMLAYGVLHIVEAWGLWRAKAWASMLGCISAAIYLPFDIYAIVRHPGWASWAVLAINLAVVGILARDLVRRRRRPAV; from the coding sequence GTGGCCAGCAAGAAGGCGTACAACCCGGATCCGCATGCGCATCCGGGCCTGCACCTGATCGCACTGCTGGAGGCCGGCAAGGGCCTGCTCGCGGTGCTCGCGGCCACGGGCCTGGAACTGATGGGCCCGCTGCCGCTGCGCGCGGCGGTGGGCCGGCTGATCGTGCGTTTCAGCCTGGACCCCGAGCACGGCGCGCTGCCGTCGCTGCTCACCATGATCAATCCCGGCGCGGTGCACCTGGCCGCCGCCGGCATGCTCGCCTACGGCGTGCTGCACATCGTCGAAGCCTGGGGCCTGTGGCGCGCCAAGGCCTGGGCGTCGATGCTGGGCTGCATCTCCGCGGCCATCTATCTGCCGTTCGACATCTACGCGATCGTGCGCCATCCCGGCTGGGCGTCCTGGGCGGTGCTGGCGATCAATCTCGCCGTGGTCGGCATCCTGGCCCGCGACCTGGTCCGGCGCCGGCGCCGTCCTGCCGTCTGA
- the typA gene encoding translational GTPase TypA — MSIENLRNIAIVAHVDHGKTTLVDCLLKQSGTLSERTVLAERVMDSNDQEKERGITILAKNTAITWQGNRINIVDTPGHADFGGEVERVLSMVDSVLILVDAMDGPMPQTRFVTQKAFAMGFKPIVVVNKIDRPGARPDWVIDQVFDLFDKLGATNEQLDFPIVYASALHGYASLDDSAREGDMTPLYEAIMKHVAPPQVDPDGPFQMRISQLDYNNFVGLIGIGRIQRGKVKKNMPVSIVDREGKKRQGKILQVLGFMGLERVEVEEAEAGDIVAISGVADMSISDTICALDTPEALPALTVDEPTISMTFQVNNSPFAGSKEHSGGKFITSRQIRERLERETLHNVALKVEEGSDPDKFLVSGRGELHLSVLIENMRREGFELAVSRPEVIVKEIDGKLMEPVEQLVVDIEEQHQGGVMEKLGIRKGQLKNMEPDGKGRVRLDYMIPARGLIGFQNEFRTLTQGSGLLFHVFDHYGPKEQGAIAKRQNGVMIANAAGATPAYSLGPLEERGRLFAAEGDNVYEGQLIGIHSKDNDLTVNAIKTKPLTNMRASGKDDAIKLTPAIKYTLEQALDFIEDDELVEVTPKEIRLRKKFLTESDRKRAGRGG, encoded by the coding sequence ATGTCCATCGAAAATCTTCGCAATATCGCCATCGTCGCCCACGTCGACCATGGCAAGACCACCCTCGTCGACTGCCTGCTGAAGCAGTCCGGCACCCTCTCCGAGCGCACGGTGCTGGCCGAGCGCGTGATGGACAGCAACGATCAGGAAAAGGAACGTGGCATCACGATCCTGGCCAAGAACACGGCCATCACCTGGCAGGGCAACCGCATCAACATCGTCGACACCCCCGGACACGCCGACTTCGGCGGCGAAGTGGAGCGCGTGCTGTCGATGGTGGACTCGGTGCTGATCCTGGTCGACGCGATGGACGGGCCGATGCCGCAGACCCGCTTCGTGACCCAGAAGGCGTTCGCGATGGGCTTCAAGCCGATCGTGGTGGTCAACAAGATCGACCGCCCGGGCGCGCGTCCGGACTGGGTCATCGACCAGGTGTTCGACCTGTTCGACAAGCTCGGCGCGACCAACGAGCAGCTCGACTTCCCGATCGTCTACGCCTCGGCGCTGCACGGCTACGCGAGCCTGGACGACAGCGCGCGCGAAGGCGACATGACCCCGCTGTACGAAGCGATCATGAAGCACGTGGCGCCGCCGCAGGTGGACCCGGACGGTCCGTTCCAGATGCGCATCAGCCAGCTGGACTACAACAACTTCGTCGGCCTGATCGGCATCGGCCGCATCCAGCGCGGCAAGGTCAAGAAGAACATGCCGGTCAGCATCGTCGACCGCGAAGGCAAGAAGCGCCAGGGCAAGATCCTGCAGGTGCTCGGCTTCATGGGCCTGGAGCGGGTGGAAGTGGAAGAGGCCGAGGCCGGCGACATCGTCGCCATCTCCGGCGTGGCCGACATGAGCATCTCCGACACCATCTGCGCGCTGGACACCCCCGAAGCGCTGCCGGCGCTGACCGTGGACGAGCCGACCATCTCGATGACCTTCCAGGTCAACAACTCGCCGTTCGCCGGCAGCAAGGAACACAGCGGCGGCAAGTTCATCACCAGCCGCCAGATCCGCGAGCGCCTGGAGCGCGAGACCCTGCACAACGTCGCGTTGAAGGTCGAGGAAGGGTCGGACCCGGACAAGTTCCTGGTCTCCGGCCGCGGCGAGCTGCACCTGTCGGTGCTGATCGAGAACATGCGCCGCGAAGGCTTCGAGCTGGCGGTGTCGCGCCCGGAAGTCATCGTCAAGGAGATCGACGGCAAGCTGATGGAGCCGGTCGAGCAGCTGGTGGTGGACATCGAAGAGCAGCACCAGGGCGGCGTGATGGAGAAGCTGGGCATCCGCAAGGGCCAGCTGAAGAACATGGAGCCGGACGGCAAGGGCCGCGTGCGCCTGGACTACATGATCCCGGCGCGTGGCCTGATCGGCTTCCAGAACGAGTTCCGCACCCTGACCCAGGGTTCGGGCCTGCTGTTCCACGTGTTCGACCACTACGGCCCGAAGGAACAGGGCGCCATCGCCAAGCGCCAGAACGGCGTGATGATCGCCAATGCCGCCGGCGCCACCCCCGCCTATTCGCTTGGGCCGCTGGAAGAGCGCGGCCGCCTGTTCGCCGCCGAAGGCGACAACGTGTACGAAGGCCAGCTGATCGGTATCCACTCCAAGGACAACGATCTGACCGTCAACGCGATCAAGACCAAGCCGCTGACCAACATGCGCGCCTCGGGCAAGGACGATGCGATCAAGCTGACCCCGGCGATCAAGTACACGCTGGAGCAGGCGCTGGACTTCATCGAGGACGACGAGCTGGTCGAAGTCACCCCGAAGGAAATCCGCCTGCGCAAGAAGTTCCTGACCGAAAGCGATCGCAAGCGCGCCGGTCGCGGCGGCTGA
- a CDS encoding class II 3-deoxy-7-phosphoheptulonate synthase, translated as MNLSVPAAAPESTQPSWAPASWRGKPALQMPVYPDAQALEATLGELRHLPPLVTSWEIFALKKQLAEAQEGKRFLLQGGDCAENFSDCESGTISNRLKVLLQMSLVLVHGLRLPVVRVGRYAGQYAKPRSADTETRDGVTLPSYRGDVVNGPEFTAQARVPDPRRMITAHSRSAMTMNFVRALIDGGFADLHHPEYWNLSWVGYSPLAEDYQKMVASIGDAVRFMETLSGAQLYNLNRVDFYTSHEALLLPYEEALTREVPRQWGWFNLSTHYPWIGMRTAALDGAHVEYFRGIRNPIAIKVGPSAQSDQLLRLIDVLNPEDEPGRLTFIHRMGAAQIAQKLPPLLDAVKRDGRRVLWVCDAMHGNTESTSNGYKTRRYDNVLGEVEQSFDIHAAAGTRLGGVHLELTGEDVTECTGGARELTERDLERAYRSSVDPRLNYEQSLEIALAIVRKQNGRSVPLSTD; from the coding sequence ATGAACCTGTCCGTCCCCGCCGCCGCGCCCGAATCCACCCAGCCGTCCTGGGCGCCTGCCAGCTGGCGCGGCAAACCCGCGCTGCAGATGCCGGTGTATCCGGACGCGCAGGCGCTGGAGGCGACGCTGGGCGAATTGCGCCACCTGCCGCCGCTGGTCACCTCGTGGGAGATCTTCGCGCTGAAGAAGCAGCTGGCCGAGGCGCAGGAAGGCAAGCGCTTCCTGCTGCAGGGCGGCGACTGCGCGGAGAACTTCAGCGATTGCGAGTCGGGCACGATCTCCAACCGGCTCAAGGTGCTGTTGCAGATGAGCCTGGTGCTGGTGCACGGGCTGCGCCTGCCGGTGGTGCGGGTCGGCCGCTACGCCGGCCAGTACGCCAAGCCGCGCTCGGCCGATACCGAGACCCGCGACGGCGTGACCCTGCCCAGCTACCGCGGCGACGTGGTCAACGGCCCGGAGTTCACCGCGCAGGCGCGCGTGCCGGATCCGCGGCGGATGATCACCGCGCACTCGCGCTCGGCGATGACGATGAATTTCGTGCGCGCGCTGATCGACGGCGGTTTCGCCGACCTGCACCATCCCGAGTACTGGAATTTGAGCTGGGTCGGCTATTCGCCGCTGGCCGAGGACTACCAGAAGATGGTGGCCTCGATCGGCGACGCGGTGCGCTTCATGGAAACCCTGTCCGGCGCGCAGCTGTACAACCTCAACCGGGTCGATTTCTACACCTCGCACGAAGCGCTGCTGCTGCCGTACGAGGAGGCGCTGACCCGCGAGGTGCCGCGGCAGTGGGGCTGGTTCAACCTCAGCACCCACTATCCGTGGATCGGCATGCGCACCGCGGCGCTGGACGGCGCGCACGTGGAGTATTTCCGCGGCATCCGCAATCCGATCGCGATCAAGGTCGGGCCGTCGGCGCAGTCGGACCAGCTGCTGCGCCTGATCGACGTGCTCAACCCCGAGGACGAACCGGGCCGGCTGACCTTCATCCACCGCATGGGCGCGGCGCAGATCGCGCAGAAGCTGCCGCCGCTGCTGGACGCGGTGAAGCGCGACGGCCGCCGCGTGCTGTGGGTGTGCGATGCGATGCACGGCAATACCGAGAGCACCAGCAACGGCTACAAGACCCGGCGCTACGACAACGTGCTGGGCGAGGTGGAGCAGTCGTTCGACATCCATGCCGCGGCCGGCACGCGGCTGGGCGGCGTGCACCTGGAGCTGACCGGCGAGGACGTCACCGAGTGCACCGGCGGCGCGCGCGAGCTGACCGAGCGCGACCTGGAGCGGGCCTACCGCTCCAGCGTGGATCCGCGGCTGAACTACGAGCAGTCGCTGGAGATCGCGCTGGCGATCGTGCGCAAGCAGAACGGGCGCAGCGTGCCGCTGAGCACGGACTGA
- a CDS encoding glutaredoxin family protein, with protein MRPLLLCMLLLGIGGGVHAWWRSSEATSAPATLAAGDPRLLTGADGIVMLAADWCGYCRRQQADFERAQVRYRVLDVEQEEGRLAAAALGREGVPITVIGQHVIDGYDTAALDAHLQPLGYRVY; from the coding sequence ATGCGTCCCCTTTTGCTGTGCATGTTGCTGCTCGGAATCGGTGGCGGCGTGCACGCGTGGTGGCGCAGTTCGGAGGCGACCTCGGCGCCGGCGACGCTGGCGGCCGGCGATCCGCGGCTGCTCACCGGCGCCGACGGCATCGTCATGCTGGCCGCCGACTGGTGCGGCTATTGCCGCCGGCAACAGGCCGATTTCGAGCGTGCCCAGGTCCGCTACCGCGTGCTCGACGTGGAGCAGGAGGAAGGCCGCCTGGCCGCCGCCGCACTGGGCCGCGAAGGCGTGCCGATCACCGTGATCGGCCAGCACGTGATCGACGGCTACGACACCGCCGCCCTGGACGCGCACCTGCAGCCGCTGGGCTACCGCGTCTACTGA
- a CDS encoding DUF4189 domain-containing protein: MERTMHQRIWGLLLLLAAGVAWSGSAKAWQSCQDVVVGMYNNQPVMQSQCTWLAGAVALDPATRAMGSVWNYSDADQAKAAAARDCGPSCVVVSFYDDYFYFAASDEDVIGYASTAEAALRQCELAKPGVHCDVVVSAGSGGRAVYWQFNALGYNGTQQKAYAVSGGVRRGDARQAVLQACGGEAACFAYVHQQPHAAMALGDDGKLYAAEGSSAWQARRAAKKYCSGEQSKKAKCEIVAETSKAAS; encoded by the coding sequence ATGGAGCGCACGATGCATCAACGGATATGGGGCTTGCTGTTGTTGTTGGCGGCTGGAGTGGCGTGGTCCGGCTCGGCCAAGGCCTGGCAGTCCTGCCAGGACGTGGTTGTCGGCATGTACAACAACCAGCCGGTGATGCAGAGCCAGTGCACTTGGCTGGCCGGCGCGGTCGCGCTGGATCCGGCGACCCGCGCGATGGGCTCGGTATGGAATTACAGCGATGCCGACCAAGCCAAGGCCGCCGCCGCGCGCGACTGCGGTCCGTCATGCGTGGTGGTGAGCTTCTACGACGACTACTTCTATTTTGCTGCCTCGGACGAGGATGTCATCGGTTACGCCTCGACGGCGGAAGCGGCGCTGCGGCAATGCGAGCTCGCCAAGCCGGGCGTCCACTGCGACGTGGTCGTCTCGGCCGGCAGCGGCGGCCGCGCCGTTTATTGGCAATTCAATGCACTGGGCTACAACGGTACCCAGCAGAAAGCCTATGCGGTCAGCGGCGGCGTGCGTCGCGGCGATGCCCGCCAGGCCGTGTTGCAGGCCTGCGGTGGCGAGGCGGCATGCTTCGCCTACGTGCATCAGCAGCCGCATGCGGCGATGGCGCTGGGCGACGACGGCAAGCTGTACGCAGCCGAGGGCAGTAGCGCCTGGCAGGCGCGGCGTGCGGCGAAAAAGTACTGCTCTGGCGAGCAGAGCAAGAAGGCCAAGTGCGAGATCGTGGCCGAGACCAGCAAGGCCGCTTCCTAG
- a CDS encoding amidase: MRLLPALLLCGALAGCRHGALPDPAATSPAPASAAFVHAEVDIATLQAQMARGTLDSAGLTAAYLQRIDALDRQGPALHAIIERNPQALDEARRLDAERRAGHLRGPLHGIPIVLKDNIDARPMANSAGSLALADFHPQHDAFLVQRLRQAGAVILGKSNLSEWANFRSSASSSGWSARGGQTRNPYVLDRNPCGSSAGTGVAVSANLAAAGIGTETDGSIVCPAAVNGLVGLKPTVGLVSRDGIIPISASQDTAGPMTRSVADAATLLTVLAAADAADPATAAAPRAPGYDYGVHLRRDALRGARIGLLPSPLTQTADIAAAQARAVAVLRAAGATVVDARIPSAGQWDDAELTVLLTEFKAGLERYLDSRQAPLRTLAQLIAFNRAHAERELAPFDQALFERAQATGGLDDPAYLAARAKARRLAGPDGIDAALRAQQLDVLIAPTTGRAWKTDPLHGDDFPGASYGAAAVAGYPSLTVPMGASDGLPLGLIFIGGAWSEPRLIELGYAYEQRSRARTPPTFLPTLPQATEHP, encoded by the coding sequence ATGCGTCTGCTGCCCGCCCTGCTGCTGTGCGGCGCCCTCGCCGGCTGCCGGCATGGCGCCCTGCCCGATCCCGCCGCGACTTCGCCAGCGCCCGCGTCGGCCGCATTCGTGCATGCCGAGGTCGACATCGCCACGCTACAGGCGCAGATGGCGCGCGGCACGCTCGACAGCGCCGGCCTGACCGCGGCCTACCTGCAACGGATCGACGCACTGGACCGGCAAGGACCGGCGCTGCACGCGATCATCGAGCGCAACCCGCAGGCCCTGGACGAAGCGCGCCGGCTGGACGCCGAACGCCGCGCCGGGCATCTGCGCGGCCCGCTGCACGGCATCCCGATCGTGTTGAAGGACAACATCGATGCGCGGCCAATGGCCAACTCGGCCGGCTCGCTGGCGCTGGCCGACTTCCATCCGCAGCACGACGCCTTCCTGGTGCAGCGCCTGCGCCAGGCCGGCGCGGTGATCCTGGGCAAGAGCAACCTCAGCGAATGGGCCAACTTCCGCTCCAGCGCCTCCAGTTCCGGCTGGAGCGCGCGCGGCGGGCAGACCCGCAACCCGTACGTGCTCGACCGCAATCCCTGCGGCTCCAGCGCCGGCACCGGCGTAGCCGTGTCGGCGAACCTGGCCGCGGCCGGCATCGGCACCGAGACCGACGGCAGCATCGTCTGCCCGGCCGCGGTGAACGGCCTGGTCGGGCTGAAGCCGACCGTGGGCCTGGTCAGCCGCGACGGCATCATCCCGATCTCCGCCAGCCAGGACACCGCCGGGCCGATGACCCGCAGCGTCGCCGACGCGGCGACGCTGCTGACCGTGCTGGCTGCGGCCGACGCGGCCGATCCGGCCACCGCCGCGGCGCCGCGCGCACCCGGCTACGACTACGGCGTACACCTGCGCCGCGACGCGCTGCGCGGCGCGCGCATCGGCCTGCTGCCCTCGCCGCTGACCCAGACCGCGGACATCGCCGCGGCGCAGGCACGCGCCGTCGCCGTACTGCGTGCGGCCGGCGCCACGGTGGTCGATGCGCGGATCCCCAGCGCCGGGCAATGGGACGACGCCGAACTGACCGTGCTGCTGACCGAATTCAAGGCCGGGCTGGAGCGCTACCTCGACAGCCGCCAGGCGCCGCTGCGCACCCTGGCGCAGCTGATCGCGTTCAACCGCGCGCATGCCGAGCGCGAGCTGGCACCGTTCGACCAGGCCCTGTTCGAACGGGCACAGGCCACCGGCGGACTCGACGATCCGGCCTATCTGGCGGCACGGGCCAAGGCCAGGCGCCTGGCCGGCCCGGACGGCATCGACGCGGCACTGCGCGCGCAGCAGCTGGACGTGCTGATCGCGCCGACCACCGGCCGCGCCTGGAAGACCGACCCGCTGCATGGCGACGACTTTCCCGGCGCCAGCTACGGCGCGGCGGCGGTCGCCGGCTATCCCAGCCTGACCGTGCCGATGGGCGCCAGCGACGGCTTGCCGCTGGGCTTGATCTTCATCGGCGGCGCCTGGAGCGAACCGCGCCTGATCGAACTGGGCTACGCCTACGAACAGCGCAGCCGCGCACGCACGCCACCGACGTTTCTGCCGACGCTGCCGCAGGCCACTGAGCATCCGTAA
- a CDS encoding mechanosensitive ion channel family protein, with product MDLDWIPWRAYTLPIGAAVVLGFLAWWLLLRIAQRMRGRDYRRARIVRVVSVPMAFLLPMLMLSFALESTPLDERALTDLQHLLHIGMIACVTWLLVRGAAALEAAILRSYPIEVADNLTARRVQTQTRVLARVAMGTIILLGTSVVLLTFPAVRQIGTTLLASAGIIGLVAGIAAKPVFGNLIAGLQIALTQPIRLDDVVIVEGEWGRIEEIGSSYVVVRIWDERRMVVPLTWFIENPFQNWTRSSADLLGTAFLWLDYRTPLPQLRAELERICRSEPLWDGRVCVTQVTETSESTIQVRLLVSARNSGDAFDLRCIVRERMIDFLTREHPYALPRMRAEIASEAAPPSRPAPAASLDSAAMRSPGAEDGAPAATAVPNAGEPKPGTA from the coding sequence CTGGATCTCGACTGGATCCCCTGGCGCGCCTATACGCTGCCGATCGGCGCGGCGGTGGTGCTCGGCTTCCTCGCCTGGTGGCTGTTGCTGCGCATCGCGCAGCGCATGCGCGGGCGCGACTATCGGCGCGCGCGCATCGTCCGCGTGGTCAGCGTGCCGATGGCCTTCCTGCTGCCGATGCTGATGCTCAGCTTCGCGCTGGAATCCACCCCGCTGGACGAGCGCGCGCTGACCGACCTGCAGCATCTGCTGCACATCGGCATGATCGCCTGCGTGACCTGGCTGCTGGTGCGCGGCGCCGCCGCGCTGGAAGCGGCGATCCTGCGCAGCTATCCGATCGAGGTGGCCGACAACCTGACCGCGCGCCGCGTGCAGACCCAGACCCGGGTGCTGGCGCGGGTGGCGATGGGCACGATCATCCTGCTCGGTACGTCGGTGGTGCTGCTGACCTTCCCTGCGGTACGGCAGATCGGCACCACGCTGCTGGCCTCGGCCGGCATCATCGGCCTGGTTGCCGGTATCGCCGCCAAGCCGGTGTTCGGCAACCTGATCGCCGGCCTGCAGATCGCCCTGACCCAGCCGATCCGGCTCGACGACGTGGTCATCGTCGAAGGCGAGTGGGGCCGCATCGAGGAGATCGGCAGTTCCTACGTGGTGGTGCGCATCTGGGACGAGCGGCGCATGGTGGTGCCGTTGACCTGGTTCATCGAGAACCCGTTCCAGAACTGGACGCGCAGCAGCGCCGACCTGCTCGGCACCGCGTTCCTGTGGCTGGACTACCGCACGCCATTGCCGCAGTTGCGGGCCGAGCTGGAGCGGATCTGCAGGAGCGAACCGCTGTGGGACGGACGCGTCTGCGTGACCCAGGTGACCGAGACCAGCGAAAGCACGATCCAGGTGCGCCTGCTGGTCAGCGCGCGCAATTCCGGCGATGCGTTCGACCTGCGCTGCATCGTGCGCGAACGCATGATCGACTTCCTGACCCGCGAGCACCCGTACGCCTTGCCGCGGATGCGCGCGGAGATCGCCTCGGAAGCGGCGCCGCCGTCGCGGCCGGCCCCGGCGGCGTCCCTGGATTCGGCCGCGATGCGCTCGCCCGGCGCCGAGGATGGCGCGCCGGCGGCGACAGCGGTGCCCAATGCGGGCGAGCCGAAGCCGGGTACGGCATAG